From the Solanum stenotomum isolate F172 unplaced genomic scaffold, ASM1918654v1 scaffold23185, whole genome shotgun sequence genome, one window contains:
- the LOC125851168 gene encoding uncharacterized protein LOC125851168, translating into MGYVMGALLSGFGDIVGKLFGHPLDFLSGKACSTACSPTWDFLCYIENFCIPQILKSAMVSILLYFVFLFLYLLYKLGICQCICHMLCRTTWACFSTCFSALDCCCTCICFNIQKLLLTPRHNRRRRRRRHQKDIEEALVDISSNSSESQNSIKFDDTKRRKSIREHRKEHIRKSLRPKSHNMQVQIVNDSINHHKKKKFKNGPIDDHIRVSRRTKFAKKGIFINGSTRSRRRA; encoded by the exons ATGGGGTATGTGATGGGTGCATTATTATCAGGTTTTGGTGATATTGTTGGCAAATTGTTTGGTCATCCACTTGATTTTTTGTCTGGAAAAGCTTGTAg CACAGCATGTTCCCCAACATGGGATTTTCTTTGTTACATAGAAAATTTTTGCATCCCTCAAATCTTGAAATCAGCCATGGTTTCAATCCTATTATACTTTG TTTTCTTGTTCCTTTACTTGCTTTACAAGTTGGGAATTTGTCAGTGCATTTGTCACATGCTTTGTAGAACTACTTGGGCTTGTTTCTCCACTTGCTTTTCAGCCTTAGATTGTTGTTGCACTTGCATTTGTTTCAACATTCAGAAACTTCTTCTTACACCTAGGCataatagaagaagaagaagaagaagacatcaAAAAGATATTGAAGAAGCACTTGTTGATATTTCTAGTAATTCTAGTGAATCACAAAACTCTATTAAATTTGATgacacaaaaagaagaaaatcaataaGGGAACATAGAAAAGAACATATAAGGAAGTCTTTGAGGCCAAAGAGTCATAATATGCAAGTCCAAATTGTTAATGATTCAATCAACCAccacaagaagaagaagttcaaaaatGGTCCTATCGATGATCACATCCGAGtgagtagaagaacaaaatttgcAAAAAAGGGAATCTTCATTAACGGTTCAACACGTTCACGAAGGAGAGCATGA